One region of Marivirga arenosa genomic DNA includes:
- a CDS encoding ABC transporter permease: MIYFHLLLESFRFAISALRANLLRTILSLLGVTVGIFSIITVFTLVDSLEKNIRDSLNFLGDDVIRIEKFPWIFEDNYPWWKYVNRPKAEYSEYQFLKNNSKEASAVTIFAERFGVTVKHESNSLSGAIVSGIAYQHKDVFEIPVEKGRYFGLQEVEKGANVSIIGAEVANTLFPLTDPVGKEIKLRGLKFRVIGVMEKQGASVIDAPSADDFCYVPYNTFFKMYSGQGNFGVESIIALKGYPEDEGLKNLEGEITGLLRQIRGLRPREDTNFAVNRPEAFADVIGSIFSVISLAGWVIGSFSILVGGFGIANIMFVSVKERTNIIGIQKSLGAKNFFILFQFLFEAVFLSVLGGMFGLLLVYLLSFVSLGSLDLSLSFSNVILGVSVSVIIGTVSGIVPAGMASKLDPVIAIRA, encoded by the coding sequence ATGATTTACTTTCATCTACTTCTGGAGAGCTTTCGTTTTGCGATAAGTGCATTAAGAGCCAATCTGCTAAGAACCATTTTATCACTTTTGGGTGTAACAGTGGGTATTTTTTCTATTATAACAGTATTTACTTTGGTAGATTCTTTAGAGAAAAATATTAGAGATAGTTTAAACTTTTTAGGAGATGATGTGATTCGAATTGAAAAATTCCCTTGGATATTTGAAGATAACTACCCATGGTGGAAATATGTAAACAGACCAAAAGCTGAATATAGCGAATATCAGTTCCTAAAAAATAATTCAAAAGAAGCTAGTGCGGTTACCATTTTTGCTGAAAGATTTGGCGTAACGGTAAAACATGAAAGCAATAGCTTAAGTGGTGCAATAGTGTCAGGTATTGCTTATCAGCATAAAGATGTCTTTGAGATACCAGTTGAGAAAGGACGTTATTTCGGACTTCAAGAAGTAGAGAAAGGAGCAAATGTATCCATTATAGGCGCAGAAGTTGCCAATACACTATTTCCATTAACGGATCCCGTTGGTAAAGAGATAAAACTAAGAGGATTAAAGTTTAGAGTAATTGGAGTGATGGAAAAACAAGGGGCAAGTGTAATTGATGCCCCTAGTGCTGATGACTTCTGCTATGTTCCCTACAATACCTTTTTCAAAATGTATTCAGGGCAAGGGAATTTTGGGGTTGAATCAATCATTGCATTGAAAGGATATCCTGAGGATGAAGGCTTGAAAAATTTAGAAGGCGAAATTACTGGTTTACTTAGGCAAATCAGAGGATTAAGGCCAAGAGAAGACACAAACTTTGCAGTAAATAGACCAGAAGCTTTTGCAGATGTAATTGGCTCAATTTTCAGTGTTATCTCCTTAGCAGGATGGGTGATAGGTAGTTTCTCTATACTTGTCGGAGGATTTGGAATCGCGAATATTATGTTTGTATCCGTTAAAGAAAGAACGAATATTATCGGCATTCAAAAATCATTGGGTGCGAAAAATTTCTTTATTCTTTTTCAGTTTTTATTCGAAGCTGTTTTCCTTTCAGTTTTAGGTGGGATGTTTGGATTGCTATTGGTTTACCTATTGAGTTTTGTATCATTAGGAAGCCTTGACCTTTCTTTATCCTTTTCAAATGTTATATTAGGAGTATCAGTATCCGTTATTATAGGGACAGTTTCAGGTATTGTACCAGCTGGAATGGCATCGAAACTTGATCCTGTGATTGCAATTAGGGCATAA
- the queA gene encoding tRNA preQ1(34) S-adenosylmethionine ribosyltransferase-isomerase QueA, with protein sequence MKLSEFKFDLPLKLVAQHPAEDRDQAKLMVLHKDTGEIEHKTFKDIVDYFDEGDIMVTNNTKVFPARLYGNKEKTGAQIEVFLLRELNKEMHLWDVLVDPARKIRVGNKLYFGDGELVAEVIDNTTSRGRTIKFLYDGEDEDFYKLVDSLGETPLPKYIKRPVEEADRERFQTIYAEEVGAVAAPTAGMHFTRQVLKRMELKGIKTSPITLHIGLGTFRPVDVEDLTKHKMDSENFKVPAKTAELVNESLDNKKRVCAIGTTAMRSMESSVTANNRLKENEGWTDRFIFPPYEFKICNALLTNFHMPESTLLMMACAFGGYENVMNAYQEAIKNKYRFLSYGDAMLII encoded by the coding sequence ATGAAATTATCAGAATTCAAATTCGACTTACCACTTAAATTAGTGGCACAACATCCGGCTGAAGACAGAGATCAAGCAAAACTAATGGTTTTGCACAAAGATACCGGAGAAATTGAACACAAAACTTTTAAAGACATAGTTGACTACTTTGATGAAGGTGACATTATGGTTACCAATAACACCAAAGTATTCCCAGCTCGCCTTTATGGAAACAAGGAAAAAACAGGTGCTCAGATTGAGGTTTTCTTATTAAGAGAACTTAATAAAGAAATGCACTTGTGGGATGTGTTAGTAGATCCGGCAAGAAAAATTCGTGTTGGAAACAAGCTGTATTTTGGAGATGGTGAGTTAGTAGCGGAAGTTATTGACAATACTACTTCAAGAGGAAGAACTATCAAATTCTTATATGATGGTGAAGACGAAGATTTCTACAAATTAGTAGACTCTTTAGGAGAAACTCCTCTTCCTAAATACATCAAGAGACCAGTGGAAGAAGCGGATAGAGAAAGATTCCAGACTATTTATGCTGAGGAAGTAGGGGCAGTAGCTGCACCCACTGCAGGTATGCACTTCACTCGTCAGGTATTGAAAAGAATGGAGTTAAAAGGCATCAAGACTAGCCCTATCACTTTACACATTGGTTTGGGAACTTTCCGTCCTGTTGACGTTGAGGATCTTACCAAGCACAAAATGGATTCAGAAAACTTCAAAGTTCCAGCTAAAACTGCTGAGCTAGTGAATGAATCTCTCGACAATAAAAAAAGGGTTTGTGCGATAGGAACTACAGCTATGCGTTCAATGGAATCTTCAGTTACAGCAAATAACAGACTGAAAGAAAATGAAGGCTGGACTGACCGTTTCATTTTCCCTCCTTACGAATTTAAAATTTGTAATGCATTATTAACAAATTTCCATATGCCTGAATCAACATTATTAATGATGGCATGTGCTTTCGGAGGTTATGAAAACGTAATGAATGCTTACCAAGAAGCCATTAAAAATAAATATAGATTCCTTTCTTATGGGGATGCTATGTTAATTATATAA